GGCtctgaatagaaaaaaatctataggGTCCCGCCCAACTTTTTAAGACGCTTATGTATAACTCAAATGGTTATGGCTTATCAGATAATAAATGACTGCTTGAACGTGAAGCAGTGAGGAGAGTAGTTCCCATAGCTAGCTGACCAGGCAGCATTGCGTTTGATGCTAGGACTGCAGAAGCTGCAGTGATCACTGCTCACATCTGACGTTGTTTCATGTCGCTCACCGCGCGGTGGCGCTGCAGGTGCACTGAGCTCAGAGCCCTTCTCACGCGCCGTTGCTCCACTTAAAACTGAGCGGGCCTCCTTGACCCTCCACACCGTCCACTGTCTGCGTCCCGCCGCCGCCCCCACCCGCGCCGTCTGCTGTCTCCGGTGGCAGGTGCTCTAGCGTATTTCTGTCTTTGGCGGTATGAGTTTTCTCTCTATAAAAGCCTCAATGGATCAGCGTTACCTCTTCAAATTACTCTTTTTCCACTCAGGTGCTTTTCTGGCCACATCGTTGATTCTGTATGTATTTTGTAGAATTATTATTTGACATTAATGTCTTGCTACCCAGGTATTTCCTCTCCCCTTGCACTTGACAGTGTGAAAATGATATAACCTTTGTATGGGGCTGCAGTTTAAAGAGTTATCACTGTAAGATGACATCATTTCAAAGATAAGGAAAACAACAGCAGGAAGATAACGAAGGAAAAACAAGCAGGGTGATATGCTGGGGAAAACAAGTGTTAGCTTCAGACAGCCCCGTGTCAGATCATTTCTCTGCTTAAATTAGGTGTGTGACTTAGAGCTGATGCCTTAGCCCTTCTaagtcttatttttctcatccataaaattggAACCGTATTTTATGAACtgaattataaagattaaatgaattatttgtgTAGAGTTCCTAGCTCACTAGCTGTTCATTCTGATTTTTCTAACCCAGTATCTCTGAtgtctttcctgcctgggctcaCTCCTGCCTGATCTCCtggctctctctcctcctcctcagatCTCTATTCTCTCGAGTGCCCTCCCTGCTTTCAGTGCCATCTTGACCGCGtcttctctgtgctccagggCGCAGGCCGTGGCCCTCACTGCTCTGTATCACAGTCACTGTCCAGGGGAGCTCATGTACCCCAGTGACTCCTTTCAACTCTCCCATCTCCACGAGTTTAAAAATTAGGGAAgtcttgctttttgtatttctttcatcCTTCATAACTAATCAGTCATCCTGTCTTCAGTTCTGACTTCAGGGAGTATCTGAGATGGTCTTCTCCTTCCCACCGATAGGCCCCCATTCCCAGCCCTTCATGTCACATAGCTGGTTTCTTCCTAGTTCATGGGCAGGGTGTGGGTTTGCCCGTCTGGGGAGCTCAGATCTCTGAGAACAGTCTTTGCCTTGAAAACCACACATTTATGCATAGATCTCCTAAAGAACACTTCCTGAAGCTCTTAAGTATCAACTTCCTAGTGATTTGTTGTCTTTTACTAAGACCCCTTGTTCTATTTCCTGGATTTAAAGGCCATTCTACATACTCATGCAAGGTTAGTGTTCTTACGTTGCAATGCTCATATCCTTTTGCTGAGTAAGGATCCATGTTGACTTATATTCTCTGAGATGAATTTCAGACTTCTCAGCAGAgtaaacaagataaataaaaggATACTTCATGGTACTAAGtgccaaagagaataaaaataaaacaaggaaattaaGAGGTGTAATGGGTACAGAGAAGTGATTACTGTTTTTTTAAGATCCGGAAAGTTCTCACTCAGAAGCAAAAGCCCTTTGAGTAAAGGTGTGAACATAAGAACTACACGGGTATTTGGGAGCAGAGCGTTGTAAGCAGAGACCCTGCGAGAGGCTGGCATCCAGCGTGTGTTTGCAAAGCAAAGAGGAGGCCAGTACGGCTGACGCTGACTCGGGACGGAGAACAGGAGGAGCTGAGGTCTGAGATGGAAAAGGGCGAGCGCGCACACAGGGCGCCGAAGATCACTGTGATGGTTCAGCTTTGCTCTGGGGGGGACAGGAAGTCGGTGGTGGGCTTGAGCAGGAGGATGACATGATCTGACTTAGGTCCTGAATAGGATCTCTTTGGCTGCTGTATTACAATAGGCTGGAGTGGGAAGGGAAACAGGCAGGGAAATGACCGAGGCTAGGTGGGCTCATCTTAGTCTCATGGTTTAGCTTTACTGAAAACTCGCACATTTGTGTGTCCGGCTCCGACCTTTTCCTTTTAGTCTAGACTGTAAAGTGCACTTGGAGCTCACAGCCTAGACTCTGCATTTCTGAACTCTGGATCCCCCGACCGTTGCTGGCCGGCAGTGCGGCCCAGCTCCACAAGAGGACTGCTGTCCCTCCAGCGCCTCTGACCGGCAGCTCTGAGCTCATCCTTGACTTCTCTTTCCCATGACCCACTTCCCGTCCACCAGGCATTCCTGCTTGCTGTAATTTGGTGATAAAAGCCCAGTTGaagcattttatttcctttgctgtgtgctATTCCAACCCACCGTCACATCTTTAACTGGTGTCTCAGCCTCTGCTCCCATGCTCCTCTGCAGGACAGCCTCTGCAGCACAAATTACATCTCACCATCTTATGCTTCAGACCAGCTGGTCATTTCCCATCTGACTAAAGACCAGAGTCTGCATGGTGGCATGCTGTGGCCCAAGAACACCACTTGAACttcacttttctctcctcttcagcCTCTGCTGCGGCCAAATGGGCCTctgtgttgttcttgttgttgtttagtcgctaagtgtcCAATTCttctgcagccccgtggactgtagcccaccaggctcctctgtccatgggattctccaggcaaggatactggagtcagctgccgttcccttctccaggggatctttctgatgcaaggatcaaacccttgtctcctgcgttggcaggtgggttctttaccactgagctaccaggaaagtccttttcTGCCTGTCTGCTCCTCTGTAACCAGTGTCACAACTTCTTATACACATCTCATACTTacaaaaagtagagacattgagGATGATAGTGACTTAACATCTCCTGAGGCTTTCTGTGCACCAGCCTTCTTGCATTTAATGCTCCCAGCAGCTCTGTGCATAAGGGTAGGTCAGCTTAATCCCACTTTTGTAGAAGAGTAAGCTCTTAGAAGTAAAGTCACGGGTGCCCATGATCACAGAACCAGCAGGTCCATACTGGAGCCAGGGGTAAAGCCATGCTTTCAATCAAGCCCTGTGCCTCCTCGTGTAGGGTAGTTGCTGCTTTTCAGGATGAGTCCTGGGGAGCTTCTTGAGGCTGGGACACCTGGTGTGTCCCCCGCCACGTCTCTTCCCCAACTAGAATAGCTCCCAGCTTCGCTGCTGTTctgtgaaattttatttgaaaaaaaatctaataccTAGATAACATTTTACATTTGGAACCCTTGATGTTTCTCCCCTTTAGTCAGAACATTAACTTGAAAGGGATTTAAAGGGACCTAAAAAGAATCGTCCTTTGTGGCGGAAGAAGCAGATGATGACTTTTCCTCTGTTCCTCCTCTTCATCTCAGAGTGAGATAATCCGAGACGGCGCGGGGATTCTGGAGTGTGTGAAGGAGGGGATTGGCAGAGCGATCGGCCTGGGCGTGCCTCACAGCAAGCGCCTGCTGCCGCTCCTGTCCTTGGTCTTCCCCACGGTGCTGCACGGGGTTCTCCATTACGTCATCAGCTCGGTCGTCCAGAAGGTCGTCCTGCTCATCCTGAAGAGAAAGGCTTACGACGGCCACCTCGCCGAGGGCGCCAGCCCGGTGCAGAGCATGCTGGATGCCTACTTTCCGGAGCTCATCGCCAACTTCGCGGCCAGCCTCTGCTCTGACGTCACGCTCTACCCGCTGGAGACGGTTCTGCACCGCCTGCACGTGCAGGGAACACGCACGATCATCGACAACACAGACCTGGGCTATGAGGTGCTTCCGATTAACACGCAGTACGAGGGCGTGAGAGACTGCGTCAACACCATACGGCAGGAGGAGGGCGCGCTCGGCTTCTACAAAGGGTTCGGAGCCGTGGTCGTACAGTACACGCTGCACGCGGCTGTGTTGCAGATCACCAAAATTATTTACTCCACGCTTCTTCAGAACAGTGCTTGAGAGTCGGAGTCCTGGTTAGTCTGAAAGACATCCTCTGGATACTTTGTTATGAAGTTATGAAGGACAGAAGTGAAAAACGGGGGTTCAGAACGGATAAGAGCTGAAACTGGCAGGAACAGCCCATGGTGATTATATTGActctccactttttaaaaaaggcatagATACGTGTTTTGGATTCAGAGTAttccaaatttgaaaactcagtaaAAACACTCGTATGAATTAAATTCTAGCTAGTGTAGCACTAATGTCAAACTAAAAAGAATCTTGGGAAGAAGCAAGTATTTGTCAACAAACTGAAAACCAGATTTCACAGAGCTAAATTTATTTCATCtgactttaatatttattacacGTTTATTTCACCTTCTGGACTGATATTGGTATGTCATTCTTACAGCGTATAGTAGCAGGAGGTCATAGTTTAAGCAAATTATGTTGTCAGTAATAAAGACAAGAAGGATTAGATTTGGCAGTCTGTAAACAGAAGCTGAGAGTTTTAAATCGCACTGTCCCTGTAGAACTTCAATGGCCATACATATATTATCATGAAGCCATTTGTATGCATGCACATAACTTGGAATTTCCTTCATCCCTACATGTTTTCCACTCTTAGATCAGCTTACTGTATAAAATGAAGTTAGGCACTTTCTGCTTGAATATCAGAACAAAGCACTGGAAGCCAAGGTACCCAGAAGATTAAAGGCAGATGGCATACTTGTCCATATCAAACCC
The nucleotide sequence above comes from Bos indicus isolate NIAB-ARS_2022 breed Sahiwal x Tharparkar chromosome 7, NIAB-ARS_B.indTharparkar_mat_pri_1.0, whole genome shotgun sequence. Encoded proteins:
- the SLC25A46 gene encoding mitochondrial outer membrane protein SLC25A46 isoform X6, encoding MLPKEPMELIKTEQLNRFAGFGIGLASLFTENVLAHPCIVLRRQCQVNYHARHYHLTPFTVINIMYSFNKTQGPRALWKGMGSTFIVQGITLGAEGIISEFTPLPREISHKWNPKQIGEHLLLKSLTYIVAMPFYSASLIETVQSEIIRDGAGILECVKEGIGRAIGLGVPHSKRLLPLLSLVFPTVLHGVLHYVISSVVQKVVLLILKRKAYDGHLAEGASPVQSMLDAYFPELIANFAASLCSDVTLYPLETVLHRLHVQGTRTIIDNTDLGYEVLPINTQYEGVRDCVNTIRQEEGALGFYKGFGAVVVQYTLHAAVLQITKIIYSTLLQNSA